The segment AGAGGGGGGCGCCTCGCTCAGGCCTCACAATATTACCGCCCCATCAGCAAATTAACGATCAGCTGCTGCAGATTGCCGCGCGGGGCGAATTCTACCCGGTCGAAATCTCGGCTTGCCTGCCGCTGTGCCTGGGAGAGTTCGGCAAGCCGCCTGGTCATTTCGGTCCTGATCTTTTTGCAGCCGGGATCGTCGGGGACGGACAGGCCGATGGTCGCCGTCTCGATCTTGCGGACCATGTCGACGATGATGTCGCCATGCACCTTTTCGTGGGCGGCGAGGCCAGCGGCAAAAACGTCCCAGCTCTTCTGCACTGCGGCCGGCACCGGCCCGGACGTTTTGGGCAAGGTGTAGGTTATGATGAGTTTTGGCCGCGCCGACACCAGCACGCAGGCGTTGCCTTGCCGCTGATAGTCCCTGACCCAGGTCAGCTTGAAATTGGTATAGGCCATGGCGCGGACCCTGCTTTTGCCGATCGTCGGCCCGCGCTCGCCCATCGACGCATGGAGCTGGGGACCGGTCTGCCCTGAAACGGCATAGGTCTCGACCTTCTCGACCGGCTTCCAGCCCGCCTGCGCCGGCGATGTCAGCAAGATGGCCAGGAGCAGGTACGTCAGAACGGCTGTTTTCACGCGAATCCCCCGGGCGAAGACAATGTTGGCGAATTCGCAATCACTCGGACGAGCGCGAATATCGGCTGCAAAGCCACTACACCAGTCTGCGTGGGGTCATCAACGCGTGACCGCCGACGAAGCGTTGGAGAATGAGCGACGCTGATCGAACTGCGTGGGCGCCGGAGCAAGACCTGGCGTCGGCGGTGGTCGCCCTCACTTCACGGTTGCGACTTCGAAAACAACGCGCGCTCGACCGGCGGCTCCAGAGTTTGCGCAAAGGGCGTCGCCATGTGGTGGCGGTCGCGGTAGGCCAGCTTGCCGTCGATGAAGACACGGCAGGTCCTAGCGTCGCAGAACCGGTCGGTCATGTCGATGTAGGTCGCGTTGGGCACGGCGCGCACGATGTCGCGCTCTACCGCGGCGACGGCGTCGTTGGCGGCGTCGGCTCGCGGCGCGTCACATACCGACGGCGTCTGTCCGCGCCACAGCGCGCGGGCCACGCAGGTGTCGGCGAACATGCTGTTGAACGGCACATCGCGGATGAAGGCGACCTTCAGCCCGGCCTGGCTGAACGCCTCCAGCGTTGCGCGAAGGCCGGCCTGCCAGTCCTGATCCAGGCTGCCGGATTGCTGCGCGTCGGGCGACAGTTTGCGCGAGGTGGTCAGCGAAATCTCCGAGATCACCACCAGGCTCGGGCGCAGGGCGATGATCTGCTTGATCGATTGCTCGCGCCATTGATCGCACTCGGTATAGTCGCGCTTCAGCTTCGAGCTCCAGACCGTCAGCCGCGAGGCCCGGCAGGCGGATTTGAGCCAGGTGACGACCTTGTAGTCGTTCTTCTTCGCCGCTTCGATCAGCGGCGTCGACCAGTGATCGGCATGCGAATCGCCGAACAGCGCGATCGAGCGCTCGGCGTTCTTGGCGCCGAACTCGCAGGGCTTCGGCGTGACGGTCTCGTAGTCGAGAACACAGCCCTCCCTGGCGCGCGCGGTGGAGGGCTGCGCGGCAGTTTCGGCAATGATTCGTTGTGAGGGATCGAGGCCGTCCACGGCAAGGCGCGCATTGGCGTAAGTCGCCATGACGCCGGCACCGGTCAGCATTGCGGCGGGGATCAGCGCGCGCGCCGCGTTCGCCATCAGCCAGCCATTGCGACGGATCGGGTTTTCGATGAAATTATAGGTGAAGAGCGACAGCGCCAGCGTCAATGCCGCGCAGGCAAGCCGCCCGGGCCAGGACAGGTCGGGCACCATCATCGTCGCATAGACGATGACCGGCCAGTGCCAGAGATAGAGCGAGTAGGAAAGTTTCCCCAGCCATTGCAGGGGCGGCAGCGCCAGCATGGCGCTCGGCCCTCTTTGGACATTGCCGGAGCCGCTGAGCAGCAAGAGCCCGGTGCCGGCCACCGGCACCACCGCCGCGAAGCCGGGGAAGGGGGTGTCCTGCTCGCTGAAGGTCAGATAGGCACCGGCGATCAGCGCCAGGCCAAGCCATGCCAGTGCTGCGCCCAGTTGCGGGCGCTCTCGCCAGAATTTTGCCGGCGCCATCGTCGCCAGGCCGCCGGCGGCGAATTCCCAGGCCCTGAGCGGCGAGAAATAGAAGGCCCAGGGCTGCGCCACAGTGGTGAGCCAGGCGCAGACGGCGAACGACACCGCGCCGGTGATGCCGATCACCAGGATCGCAGTGCGCTTGCCCGGGCGCAGCCATGCCGCCAGCAGAAGCAGCCCCGGCCATACGAAATAGAACTGCTCCTCGACCGAGAGCGACCAGAAGTGGATGAAGGGGTTGTTCGCCGCATCGGGGGCGAAATAGTCGAACGACCAGCGGATCAGCCAGAAATTGATCGCATAGGCCGAGGCATACATGGCGCCTTTCGAATAGAGCGACTGTTCGTCCGGCGACAGGATGAAGTAGCCGGCGACCAGCGTGGCGAAGATGACGAACAGCGAGGCCGGCAGCAGGCGCCGGGCGCGCCTGGCATAGAACCGCCACAGGTCCAGCCTGCCGTCCTCGGCGATTTCCCGCAGCAGCTGGCCGGTGATCAGGTAGCCGGAGATGACGAAGAAGATGTCGACGCCAGTGAAGCCGCCGGGCAGGTCCGACAGACCAAAATGGAACGCGACGACGCCGGACACCGCCAACGCACGCAGCCCTTCGATATCGGGCCGAAACGATGCTGACACGGCAAAACCTCGCGAAGTCATTGAAAAGCCACCCGTGCGAAGACTCGACGCAATGCATTGATATTGCAATGCAACAAATCTAACGCAGTGCAACATAAGTGGAAGTTTGCGGGGCGCAGCGCGGGTGTGCTTGTCGGCGTGACCTCAGCAAGCGCCGCGCCAGCGCTGCCATCCGCATCCGCTGCGGCGGCGCGGGATTGGAGCACAAAGAGACAATTTAGCCGGGGGCACGGCGGGCGGGAGGCGTGCGAATTTGACTGGCGCCCGCTCTATCTGTTCGTTTTAGCCGCATTTCTGCAACGCCAAGTGATTCCACTTGGCTGCAAAAATACTCTAACGGGCCCAATCTCAGGTTTTAGGAGGAG is part of the Mesorhizobium sp. L-2-11 genome and harbors:
- a CDS encoding DUF922 domain-containing Zn-dependent protease gives rise to the protein MKTAVLTYLLLAILLTSPAQAGWKPVEKVETYAVSGQTGPQLHASMGERGPTIGKSRVRAMAYTNFKLTWVRDYQRQGNACVLVSARPKLIITYTLPKTSGPVPAAVQKSWDVFAAGLAAHEKVHGDIIVDMVRKIETATIGLSVPDDPGCKKIRTEMTRRLAELSQAQRQASRDFDRVEFAPRGNLQQLIVNLLMGR
- a CDS encoding acyltransferase family protein, translated to MSASFRPDIEGLRALAVSGVVAFHFGLSDLPGGFTGVDIFFVISGYLITGQLLREIAEDGRLDLWRFYARRARRLLPASLFVIFATLVAGYFILSPDEQSLYSKGAMYASAYAINFWLIRWSFDYFAPDAANNPFIHFWSLSVEEQFYFVWPGLLLLAAWLRPGKRTAILVIGITGAVSFAVCAWLTTVAQPWAFYFSPLRAWEFAAGGLATMAPAKFWRERPQLGAALAWLGLALIAGAYLTFSEQDTPFPGFAAVVPVAGTGLLLLSGSGNVQRGPSAMLALPPLQWLGKLSYSLYLWHWPVIVYATMMVPDLSWPGRLACAALTLALSLFTYNFIENPIRRNGWLMANAARALIPAAMLTGAGVMATYANARLAVDGLDPSQRIIAETAAQPSTARAREGCVLDYETVTPKPCEFGAKNAERSIALFGDSHADHWSTPLIEAAKKNDYKVVTWLKSACRASRLTVWSSKLKRDYTECDQWREQSIKQIIALRPSLVVISEISLTTSRKLSPDAQQSGSLDQDWQAGLRATLEAFSQAGLKVAFIRDVPFNSMFADTCVARALWRGQTPSVCDAPRADAANDAVAAVERDIVRAVPNATYIDMTDRFCDARTCRVFIDGKLAYRDRHHMATPFAQTLEPPVERALFSKSQP